In Acidimicrobiales bacterium, the sequence GAGCGCGCCCTCACCCGTCTGCTGCGCCAGATGACCCGCCCCGCCTTCTACCGGTGGCTGGCCGCCGCCGGCGGGGTCCACCTCGACCGGGCCGACTACGGGGTGCTGGTGCGCATCGACGAGGCCGCCCCGGTGCGGATGACCGACCTGGCCGAGTCGCTCGGCATCGACATCTCCACCGTCAGCCGCCACGTCCGGGGCCTCGAGCGCTCGGGCCTGGTCCAGCGCACCGGCGACCCCGACGACCAGCGGGCGTCGCGCCTGAGCCTCTCCGAGGAGGGCCAGGACGTGCTGCGGCGGGTCCGCCGCACCCGGCAGGAGGCCATGCGCCGGCTGCTGGCCGAGTGGAGCGAGGCCGACCGGGCCCAGCTGGCCCAGCTGATCGTGCGGCTGTCCGACGAGATGGACAGCCTCGGCCAGGTCGTGTCGTCGTCGGCCGACACCCGCGCCCCGGTGACCTCGGGCAGCGGCCGATGACCACCACCGACACCCGCCCCGGCACCCCCATCGGGGGGACGAGCCTGGCCCAGCAACAGGGCTTCTCCCACCGCCGGATCATGATCATCTACAGCGGCCTGATGCTGGGCATGCTGCTGGCCGCCCTCGACCAGACGATCATCTCCACCGCCCTGCCCACGATCGTCGGGGACCTCGGCGGCCTCAACCACCTGTCATGGGTGGTGACGTCCTATCTCGTCACGTCGACGTGCTCGACGCTCCTGTGGGGGAAGCTCGGGGACCTCTACGGCCGCAAGGTGGTGTTCCAGGCCGCCATCGTCATCTTCCTGATCGGCTCGGCCCTGTCCGGGCTGTCGAACACCATGATCATGCTGATCGTGTTCCGCGGCGTGCAGGGACTGGGCGCCGGCGGCCTGATGGCCCTGACCTTCGCCATCATCGGGGACATCCTCTCCCCCCGGCAGCGGGGCCGCTACCAGGGCTACATGATGGCGGTGTTCTCGCTCGCCAGCGTGGCCGGGCCGGCGCTCGGAGGCTGGCTCACCCAGAGCTACTCCTGGCGGTGGTGCTTCTACGTGAACGTGCCGGTCGGGATCATCG encodes:
- a CDS encoding MarR family transcriptional regulator, whose protein sequence is MPGSRPRPGCDDALAEVERALTRLLRQMTRPAFYRWLAAAGGVHLDRADYGVLVRIDEAAPVRMTDLAESLGIDISTVSRHVRGLERSGLVQRTGDPDDQRASRLSLSEEGQDVLRRVRRTRQEAMRRLLAEWSEADRAQLAQLIVRLSDEMDSLGQVVSSSADTRAPVTSGSGR